The following proteins come from a genomic window of Gordonia westfalica:
- a CDS encoding lysophospholipid acyltransferase family protein, producing MSSGARREREPVYRTLEIIANTLVRAQGLDLHFTGVQNIPETGGAVLCVNHTGYVDFIPAALGVQRAGRRTRFLIKSEVMDVAIMRFLVNHTKTVAVDRSRGAEAYRAALGRLRDGHIVAVYPEATISRSFELKEFKSGAVRMAAEAGVPIVPAIVWGAHRQWTKSGTRGAGGGTRNMGRSRLPVHIRYGLPFTVDAAEKPERETLRLRDAMNSMLLEVQDAYGPHPAGEFWVPSRLGGSAPTPPEAAVIEADEALRKAEARARKAAEESRDRGNR from the coding sequence ATGAGCAGTGGGGCGCGTCGAGAACGGGAGCCGGTATACCGGACCCTGGAGATCATCGCGAACACGCTCGTCCGCGCCCAGGGCCTCGACCTGCATTTCACCGGGGTCCAGAACATCCCGGAGACCGGCGGTGCGGTGCTGTGCGTCAACCACACCGGCTATGTCGACTTCATCCCCGCCGCGCTGGGCGTCCAGCGCGCGGGCCGGCGCACGAGGTTCCTCATCAAGTCCGAGGTCATGGACGTCGCGATCATGCGATTCCTGGTCAACCACACGAAGACCGTCGCGGTGGACCGATCCCGCGGGGCGGAGGCCTACCGCGCGGCGCTCGGACGCCTTCGTGACGGCCACATCGTCGCGGTGTATCCCGAGGCCACGATCAGCCGCAGCTTCGAGCTCAAGGAGTTCAAGAGCGGCGCGGTGCGGATGGCCGCCGAGGCCGGGGTCCCGATCGTCCCGGCGATCGTGTGGGGCGCCCACCGCCAGTGGACGAAGAGCGGTACGCGCGGGGCCGGGGGCGGCACGCGGAACATGGGTCGCAGCAGGCTTCCGGTGCACATCCGGTACGGGTTGCCGTTCACGGTCGACGCTGCCGAGAAGCCCGAACGCGAAACGCTGCGACTCCGCGACGCGATGAACTCCATGCTCCTCGAGGTCCAGGACGCCTACGGACCGCACCCGGCGGGTGAGTTCTGGGTGCCGTCCCGGCTCGGCGGTTCGGCCCCGACGCCGCCGGAGGCCGCGGTCATCGAAGCCGACGAAGCACTCCGCAAAGCCGAAGCCCGCGCCCGCAAGGCCGCAGAAGAATCCCGAGACAGAGGAAACAGATGA
- a CDS encoding lysophospholipid acyltransferase family protein, translating into MEPVYDTVITAARLLWLAEGLKFKVSGVEHVPAEGPGVVAINHTGYLDFTYAGIPAHLQGRRKVRFMAKKEVFDNKISGPIMRSLKHIPVDRAAGADSYRAAVDYLKRGELVGVYPEATISRSFEIKAFKSGAARMAIESGAPIIPTVIWGAQRVWTKGHPKKLGRTGYPISIGVCEALEPTGDPDALTAKLHEVMSAKLIELQDAYGEHPKGEFWVPARLGGSAPTLEEANRMDAEEQAERAAKRAERDNP; encoded by the coding sequence ATGGAACCCGTCTACGACACCGTGATCACCGCCGCCCGCCTGCTGTGGCTGGCCGAAGGTCTGAAGTTCAAGGTGTCGGGGGTCGAGCACGTCCCGGCCGAGGGGCCGGGCGTCGTCGCGATCAACCACACCGGCTATCTCGACTTCACCTACGCCGGTATCCCCGCTCACCTCCAGGGACGCCGCAAGGTGCGGTTCATGGCGAAGAAGGAGGTCTTCGACAACAAGATCTCCGGTCCGATCATGCGCTCGCTCAAGCACATTCCGGTCGACCGCGCCGCCGGCGCCGACAGTTACCGGGCGGCGGTGGACTACCTCAAGCGAGGCGAACTCGTCGGCGTCTACCCGGAGGCGACGATCAGCCGCAGCTTCGAGATCAAGGCGTTCAAGTCGGGCGCGGCGCGGATGGCCATCGAGTCCGGTGCGCCGATCATCCCGACCGTGATCTGGGGTGCTCAGCGCGTGTGGACGAAGGGACATCCGAAGAAGCTCGGCCGCACCGGCTACCCGATCTCGATCGGGGTCTGCGAAGCGCTCGAACCGACCGGGGACCCCGACGCACTCACCGCGAAGCTGCACGAGGTCATGAGCGCCAAGCTGATCGAACTGCAGGACGCCTACGGCGAACACCCCAAGGGCGAGTTCTGGGTGCCCGCGAGACTCGGCGGATCGGCGCCGACGCTCGAGGAGGCCAACCGCATGGACGCCGAGGAGCAGGCCGAGCGCGCTGCCAAGCGCGCTGAGCGCGACAACCCCTGA
- a CDS encoding TetR/AcrR family transcriptional regulator: protein MSSGKLWRGQTLEDRSIDRREQMLAVAETLLGNGGTGAVTMRAVVREANLSPRYFYESFSSTEQLVTAVYDRVTEQLLARIAGLDRPADLRGSVRAMLEVFREFFQDNPGRARILLREPLADDVLRAHRAATVPGFVEAVLGMVADESSLAPERVAVISSALTGALVALYLDHIDGRLALTPEQLSDAAVDLVFAVTRIGAADA, encoded by the coding sequence ATGAGTTCGGGGAAGCTGTGGCGCGGGCAGACGCTCGAGGACCGCTCGATCGACCGGCGCGAGCAGATGCTCGCCGTCGCCGAGACCCTGTTGGGCAACGGCGGCACCGGCGCGGTGACGATGCGGGCGGTCGTGCGCGAGGCCAACCTGAGTCCGCGCTACTTCTACGAGAGTTTCTCCTCCACCGAGCAGCTGGTCACCGCGGTGTACGACCGCGTCACCGAACAACTCCTCGCCCGGATCGCCGGCCTCGACCGGCCCGCCGACCTCCGCGGGAGCGTGCGCGCGATGCTCGAGGTCTTCCGCGAATTCTTCCAGGACAACCCCGGCCGGGCCCGGATCCTGCTGCGCGAACCGCTCGCCGACGACGTCCTCCGTGCTCATCGTGCGGCCACAGTTCCCGGATTCGTCGAAGCCGTCCTGGGTATGGTCGCCGACGAGAGCTCGCTCGCCCCCGAGCGTGTCGCGGTGATCTCCTCCGCGCTGACCGGCGCCCTCGTGGCCCTCTACCTCGACCACATCGACGGCCGGTTGGCGCTGACGCCCGAACAACTCTCCGACGCCGCCGTCGACCTGGTGTTCGCCGTCACCCGCATCGGTGCCGCCGACGCCTGA